A window from Limanda limanda chromosome 14, fLimLim1.1, whole genome shotgun sequence encodes these proteins:
- the zmp:0000001268 gene encoding CYTL1 domain-containing protein, with translation MAILNHLLLASFLVPLVLSSPFFPPTCYSKVLNLARELTQWAAHLKWDPETSRCMAHMPDLYLDVHNACVMYKIRSYISLLEGLRQRRCAYTRDVRKLWGNLRQLFIFMGEKCHGDLVFTIFDCAALER, from the exons ATGGCGATccttaaccacttgctgctagCTTCATTTTTGGTGCCTCTGGTGCTGAGTTCCCCTTTCTTCCCACCAACATGCTACTCCAAGGTACTGAACTTGGCACGAGAGCTCACCCAGTGGGCCGCACATCTGAAGTGGGACCCTGAAACT AGTAGGTGCATGGCACACATGCCAGATCTCTACCTTGATGTCCAT AACGCCTGCGTGATGTACAAAATAAGGAGCTACATCTCCCTGCTGGAGGGCCTGCGACAGCGCCGCTGTGCCTACACCCGAGACGTGAGGAAGCTGTGGGGCAATCTGAGACAGCTCTTCATCTTCATGGGGGAGAAATGTCACGGG GACTTGGTGTTCACGATCTTTGACTGTGCTGCACTGGAGCGTTAA